The following coding sequences are from one Bradyrhizobium sp. 200 window:
- the rsmH gene encoding 16S rRNA (cytosine(1402)-N(4))-methyltransferase RsmH, whose translation MSPAAPRHVSVLGREAVEMLAPRDGGIYVDATFGAGGYSRAILGIAGTRVIGIDRDRSAITGGFDLVDQSAGRLTLVEDRFANLADICAAQGAPAVDGVVMDVGVSSMQLDQAERGFSFRLGGPLDMRMGHDGPTAADVVAKASEADLANIIYIFGEERHSRAVARAIVAARKEAPITTTQALADIVGKVVRSKPNEIHPATRTFQGLRIFVNAELDELHLALAAAERVLKPGGRLVVVSFHSLEDRIVKDFFNARGKSGGGSRHLPEVAQAAPSFQILTKRPVTPGEAEVAANPRARSAKLRAAERTMAPAHAAGRLPAWPVLADVMRGG comes from the coding sequence ATGAGCCCGGCTGCGCCGCGCCACGTCTCCGTTCTTGGCCGCGAGGCGGTCGAGATGCTCGCCCCTCGGGACGGCGGCATCTATGTCGACGCAACCTTTGGCGCCGGCGGCTACAGCCGCGCAATCCTCGGTATCGCGGGAACCCGGGTTATCGGCATCGACCGCGACCGGTCGGCCATTACCGGCGGGTTCGATCTGGTCGACCAATCGGCCGGCCGGCTGACCCTGGTCGAGGACCGATTCGCCAACCTCGCGGACATCTGCGCGGCGCAAGGTGCGCCGGCGGTGGACGGCGTCGTGATGGACGTCGGCGTTTCCTCGATGCAACTCGATCAGGCCGAGCGCGGTTTCTCGTTCCGGCTCGGCGGCCCGCTCGACATGCGGATGGGCCATGACGGGCCGACCGCGGCGGACGTCGTGGCGAAGGCCTCCGAGGCCGATCTCGCCAACATCATCTATATTTTCGGCGAAGAGCGCCATTCCCGCGCCGTCGCGCGCGCCATCGTGGCGGCGCGCAAGGAAGCGCCGATCACGACCACGCAGGCGCTGGCCGATATCGTCGGCAAGGTGGTGCGCAGCAAGCCGAACGAAATTCATCCGGCGACGCGCACGTTCCAGGGCCTGCGAATCTTCGTCAACGCGGAACTCGACGAACTGCACCTGGCGCTGGCGGCAGCCGAGCGCGTGCTGAAGCCGGGCGGGCGGCTGGTGGTGGTGTCGTTTCATTCGCTGGAAGACCGCATCGTCAAGGATTTCTTCAACGCCCGCGGCAAGTCCGGCGGCGGTTCGCGGCACTTGCCCGAGGTGGCTCAGGCCGCGCCGAGTTTCCAGATATTGACCAAGCGTCCCGTCACCCCCGGCGAAGCCGAAGTGGCTGCCAATCCGCGTGCGCGTTCCGCAAAACTGCGCGCGGCCGAGCGCACGATGGCGCCGGCGCATGCGGCCGGCCGCCTGCCGGCCTGGCCTGTGCTTGCCGACGTGATGAGGGGAGGCTGA
- a CDS encoding penicillin-binding protein 2, which produces MTGRALTSIKRPAEPWRQRLIRSLLYGRNVDRAVKARARVGLAILLFAAIYAVLAGRLVMFAVGADSHGARRAGSQDAIATARPDIVDRNGEVLATDVKAPSLFGEPRRIIDKDEAIELLTAALPDLDEAEARTRLSSRKGFVWLKREITPKQQHDIHKLGIPGIGFLRENKRVYPTGAAVAHLIGLVNIDNQGIAGMEKWLDNNGLADLHRAGFATDRLQRPVELSIDLRVEHALRDELLKAKEKYKAKAASGLVSNVRTGEIVALVSLPDFDPNNPKEAHDPERINRLTTGVFEMGSTFKALTLAMALDSGKANLNTLYDGRGTLKFGKFTIHDTHPVGRAITLSEVFTFSSNVGAAKIALAQGVDAHKAFLKKLGQMDRLRTELPESASPIVPKRWSELNTITISFGHGIAVAPLQAVMGINACINGGLLIPPTFLKRSEEEARAMAKRVLRPETSDKMRYLMRLNAEIGTAKKADVKGYYIGGKTGTSEKVVNGRYSKKQVLNSFTAIIPADNPQYQLLVMLDEPKALPETHGFITSGWNAVPTGGKVIARIGPLLGIEPRFDLPPSDRLILAASRTTQ; this is translated from the coding sequence ATGACCGGCCGGGCGCTCACCAGCATCAAGCGGCCCGCGGAGCCGTGGCGGCAGCGGCTGATCCGCAGCCTGCTCTACGGGCGCAACGTCGATCGCGCCGTCAAAGCCCGGGCCCGGGTCGGATTGGCGATCCTGCTGTTCGCGGCGATCTATGCGGTGCTGGCCGGACGTCTGGTGATGTTCGCGGTCGGCGCCGACAGCCACGGCGCGCGCCGCGCCGGCTCGCAGGACGCGATTGCGACCGCGCGGCCCGATATCGTCGACCGCAATGGCGAGGTGCTGGCGACCGACGTCAAGGCGCCGAGCCTGTTCGGCGAACCCAGGCGCATCATCGACAAGGACGAGGCGATCGAACTCCTGACCGCGGCACTGCCGGACCTCGACGAAGCGGAGGCGCGCACGCGCCTGTCGTCGCGCAAGGGCTTTGTCTGGCTGAAGCGCGAGATCACGCCAAAGCAGCAGCATGACATCCACAAGCTCGGCATTCCCGGCATCGGCTTCCTGCGCGAGAACAAGCGGGTCTATCCGACCGGCGCCGCGGTCGCGCATCTGATCGGGCTCGTCAACATCGACAACCAGGGCATCGCCGGGATGGAGAAGTGGCTGGACAATAACGGTCTGGCCGATCTGCACCGCGCCGGCTTTGCCACCGATCGCCTGCAGCGCCCGGTGGAACTGTCGATCGACCTGCGCGTCGAACATGCGCTGCGCGACGAATTGCTGAAGGCGAAAGAGAAGTACAAGGCCAAGGCAGCTTCCGGCCTCGTCTCCAATGTCAGGACCGGCGAGATCGTAGCCCTGGTGTCGCTGCCGGATTTCGATCCCAACAATCCGAAGGAGGCGCACGATCCCGAGCGCATCAACCGCCTGACCACGGGCGTGTTCGAAATGGGCTCGACCTTCAAGGCGCTGACGCTGGCGATGGCGCTGGATTCCGGCAAGGCCAACCTCAACACGCTCTATGACGGGCGCGGGACGCTGAAGTTCGGCAAGTTCACCATTCACGACACCCATCCGGTCGGCCGCGCGATCACGCTGTCGGAAGTGTTTACGTTCTCCTCGAACGTCGGCGCGGCCAAGATCGCGCTGGCGCAGGGCGTCGACGCACACAAGGCCTTCCTGAAGAAGCTCGGCCAGATGGACCGCCTGCGCACCGAACTGCCTGAAAGCGCCTCGCCGATCGTGCCGAAGCGCTGGAGCGAACTCAACACCATTACGATCTCGTTCGGCCACGGCATCGCGGTGGCGCCGCTGCAGGCGGTGATGGGCATCAACGCCTGCATCAATGGCGGTCTCCTGATCCCGCCGACCTTCCTCAAGCGCTCGGAAGAGGAAGCGCGGGCCATGGCCAAGAGGGTGCTCAGGCCGGAAACCTCCGACAAGATGCGCTATCTGATGCGGCTGAACGCGGAAATTGGAACCGCCAAAAAGGCCGACGTGAAGGGCTACTACATCGGCGGCAAGACCGGCACCTCGGAAAAGGTCGTCAACGGGCGCTATTCCAAGAAGCAGGTGCTCAACTCCTTCACCGCGATCATTCCAGCCGACAACCCGCAGTATCAGTTGCTGGTGATGCTGGATGAGCCGAAAGCGCTGCCGGAAACCCACGGCTTCATCACCTCGGGCTGGAACGCGGTGCCGACCGGCGGCAAGGTGATTGCCCGTATAGGCCCGCTTCTGGGCATCGAACCGCGCTTCGATCTGCCGCCGTCCGACCGCCTTATTCTTGCGGCATCGAGGACAACCCAGTAA
- the mraY gene encoding phospho-N-acetylmuramoyl-pentapeptide-transferase, which produces MFYWLIELSNTVPGFGIFRGFFNVFRYITFRTGGAMVTGALFVFLFGPWIIDHLRLRQGKGQPIRTDGPQSHLISKKGTPTMGGLMILSGLVVSTLLWANPLNPYVWIVLAVTLGFGFVGFYDDYLKVTKQSHSGFAGKLRLLIEAVIAIAACYALVRLGRDATSTSLAIPFLKDVVINFGWFFVIFGAFVIVGAGNAVNLTDGLDGLAIVPVMIAAASFGMISYLTGNAVFSDYLQIRYVAGTGELAVLCGAVLGAGLGFLWFNAPPASIFMGDTGSLALGGMLGATAVAVKHEIVLAVIGGLFVLEAVSVIVQVTSFKLTGKRVFRMAPLHHHFEQKGWTEPQIVIRFWIISVMLALAGLSTLKLR; this is translated from the coding sequence ATGTTTTACTGGCTGATCGAGCTTTCCAACACCGTCCCGGGTTTTGGCATCTTCCGCGGCTTCTTCAACGTGTTTCGCTACATCACCTTCCGCACCGGCGGGGCGATGGTGACCGGCGCGCTGTTCGTGTTCCTGTTCGGGCCCTGGATCATCGATCATCTGCGGCTCCGGCAGGGCAAGGGCCAGCCGATCCGCACCGACGGCCCGCAATCGCATCTGATCTCCAAGAAGGGCACGCCGACGATGGGCGGGCTGATGATCCTCTCGGGCCTCGTGGTCTCGACGCTGCTGTGGGCCAATCCGCTCAACCCCTATGTCTGGATCGTGCTGGCGGTGACGCTCGGCTTCGGCTTCGTCGGTTTCTACGACGACTATCTGAAGGTGACGAAACAGAGCCATAGCGGTTTCGCCGGCAAGCTGCGGCTGTTGATCGAAGCGGTGATTGCGATCGCGGCCTGCTACGCGCTGGTGCGGCTTGGCCGTGATGCGACATCGACATCGCTTGCGATCCCCTTCCTGAAGGACGTGGTGATCAATTTCGGCTGGTTTTTCGTGATCTTCGGCGCATTCGTCATCGTCGGCGCCGGTAACGCGGTGAACCTGACCGATGGTCTCGACGGGCTTGCGATCGTGCCGGTCATGATCGCCGCCGCCAGCTTCGGCATGATCTCGTATTTGACCGGCAACGCGGTCTTCTCCGACTACCTGCAGATCAGGTACGTCGCCGGCACTGGCGAGCTCGCGGTGCTGTGCGGCGCAGTGCTCGGCGCCGGCCTCGGGTTCCTCTGGTTCAACGCACCGCCGGCCTCGATCTTCATGGGCGATACTGGCTCGCTCGCGCTCGGCGGCATGCTCGGTGCGACGGCCGTGGCGGTCAAGCATGAGATCGTGCTGGCCGTGATCGGCGGATTGTTCGTGCTCGAAGCCGTCTCCGTGATCGTGCAGGTGACCTCGTTCAAGCTGACCGGCAAGCGTGTATTCCGGATGGCGCCGCTGCATCATCATTTCGAGCAGAAGGGCTGGACCGAGCCGCAGATCGTGATCCGGTTCTGGATCATCTCGGTAATGCTGGCGCTCGCCGGTCTCTCCACGCTGAAGCTGCGGTGA
- the murD gene encoding UDP-N-acetylmuramoyl-L-alanine--D-glutamate ligase, whose translation MIPITSFAGKTVAVFGLGGSGLASCHALKAGGAEVIAGDDSADNIAKAAQAGFTTADLRTVSWSNFAALILTPGAPLTHPAPHWSVLMARQAGVEVIGDIELFCRERRRHAPDAPFVAITGTNGKSTTTALIAHLIDVAGYDTQMGGNIGTAILSLEPPRIGRVHVVEMSSYQIDLAPSLDPSVGILLNVSEDHIDRHGTLEHYAAVKARLVAGVQPQGTSIVGVDDGWCRNIADRLDQAGKRVVRISVKNPLPDGIYVERETVVQASGGARNEVARLGGIGSLRGLHNAQNAACASACALAMGISTDTLQNGLRSFPGLAHRMEQVGRRGNVLFVNDSKGTNADAAAHALSSFADIFWIAGGKPKQGGITGLTEYFPRIRKAYLIGEAAQEFSGTLGERVPHEISETLDVAVASAARDAEASGLADPVVLLSPACASFDQYRNFEIRGAKFRDLVTALPGVKPVV comes from the coding sequence ATGATCCCCATCACTTCATTCGCGGGCAAGACGGTCGCCGTCTTCGGCCTCGGCGGTTCGGGCCTTGCGAGCTGCCACGCGCTGAAGGCCGGCGGCGCGGAGGTGATCGCGGGCGACGACAGTGCCGACAATATCGCCAAGGCGGCCCAGGCCGGCTTCACCACCGCCGATCTGCGCACGGTGTCGTGGTCGAATTTTGCGGCGCTGATTTTGACGCCCGGCGCGCCGCTCACCCATCCGGCGCCGCATTGGTCCGTGCTGATGGCGCGCCAGGCCGGCGTCGAGGTGATCGGCGACATCGAATTGTTCTGCAGGGAACGCCGTCGCCATGCGCCGGATGCGCCGTTCGTTGCGATCACCGGCACCAACGGCAAGTCGACCACAACAGCGCTGATCGCGCATCTGATTGATGTCGCCGGTTACGACACCCAGATGGGCGGCAATATCGGCACTGCGATCCTGTCGCTGGAGCCGCCGCGGATAGGACGCGTGCATGTGGTCGAAATGTCGTCCTACCAGATCGACCTTGCGCCGTCGCTAGATCCTTCCGTCGGCATTCTGCTCAACGTCAGCGAGGACCATATCGATCGCCACGGCACGCTGGAGCATTACGCCGCCGTGAAGGCGCGGCTGGTTGCCGGCGTGCAGCCGCAGGGCACCTCCATCGTCGGCGTCGATGACGGGTGGTGCCGCAACATCGCCGACCGGCTCGACCAGGCCGGCAAGCGCGTGGTGCGGATCTCCGTGAAGAACCCGCTGCCCGACGGCATCTATGTCGAACGCGAAACCGTCGTGCAGGCTTCCGGCGGCGCGCGCAATGAGGTCGCAAGATTGGGGGGCATCGGCTCGCTGCGCGGCCTGCATAACGCGCAGAATGCGGCATGCGCGTCGGCCTGCGCACTGGCGATGGGCATCTCCACAGATACCTTGCAAAACGGCCTGCGCAGCTTTCCCGGCCTCGCGCACCGCATGGAGCAGGTTGGCCGCCGCGGCAACGTGCTGTTCGTCAACGACTCCAAGGGTACCAATGCCGACGCCGCCGCGCATGCGCTGTCGTCGTTCGCCGATATCTTCTGGATCGCCGGTGGCAAGCCGAAGCAGGGTGGCATCACGGGTCTAACCGAATACTTTCCGCGTATCCGCAAAGCCTATCTGATTGGCGAGGCCGCGCAGGAGTTTTCCGGCACCCTCGGCGAGCGTGTGCCGCACGAGATTTCGGAGACGCTCGATGTCGCGGTCGCCAGCGCTGCGCGCGACGCAGAGGCGTCCGGGCTCGCCGATCCCGTGGTACTGCTATCACCCGCATGCGCCTCGTTCGACCAGTACCGCAACTTCGAAATCCGCGGCGCCAAGTTTCGCGATCTGGTGACGGCGCTACCGGGTGTGAAGCCGGTGGTTTGA
- a CDS encoding UDP-N-acetylmuramoyl-L-alanyl-D-glutamate--2,6-diaminopimelate ligase: MKLRDLFSDEAAIEPQAEAVDVKGLSVDSRAVKPGDLFFALAGSKTDGSRFVDSAIQAGAVAVAGDHAPAGGLRVPFIVTPNPRRALALAAARFYPRQPATTAAVTGTSGKTSVAAFTRQIWERLGHAAASIGTIGLVSPKRTVYGSLTTPDPIALHRQLDEITGDGVTHLAFEASSHGLDQFRLDGVRIAAGGFTNLTRDHMDYHPDVGHYLAAKLRLFRDLVAPDGAAVISADHDCSPEVIDAARSRSLRIIAVGRNADGTGEGIRLVGAAVEGYAQNLALVHRGRSYTVKLPLVGEFQIENALVAAGLAIGTGSEPGAVLAALEHLEGAKGRLERVGEHNGAPIFVDYAHKPDALAKALQALRPYAKRKLVVVFGAGGDRDAGKRPIMGAIAAENADHVIVTDDNPRSEDPETIRAAILASAKGASDIGDRTEAIRAGIAALQPGDALLIAGKGHETGQIVGDKVLPFSDHEAVAAALATRVA, encoded by the coding sequence ATGAAACTTCGCGACCTCTTCAGCGATGAAGCTGCGATCGAGCCGCAGGCGGAAGCTGTCGATGTGAAAGGCCTTAGCGTCGACAGCCGCGCGGTGAAGCCGGGCGACCTGTTCTTTGCGCTCGCCGGCAGCAAGACCGACGGCTCGCGCTTCGTCGATTCGGCGATACAGGCGGGTGCGGTCGCGGTAGCCGGTGACCATGCGCCGGCCGGCGGCCTCCGCGTGCCGTTCATCGTCACGCCAAATCCGCGCCGCGCGCTGGCGCTGGCGGCGGCGAGATTCTATCCGCGTCAGCCCGCGACAACAGCGGCGGTGACCGGGACCAGCGGCAAGACGTCAGTGGCCGCGTTTACGCGCCAGATCTGGGAACGACTCGGCCATGCCGCCGCCAGCATCGGCACCATCGGCCTCGTTTCGCCGAAGCGCACGGTGTACGGCTCGCTGACGACGCCGGACCCGATCGCGCTGCACAGGCAGCTCGACGAAATCACGGGTGACGGCGTCACGCATCTGGCTTTTGAGGCGTCCTCGCATGGGCTCGACCAGTTCAGGCTCGACGGCGTACGCATCGCCGCCGGCGGCTTCACCAATCTCACCCGCGACCACATGGACTATCATCCCGACGTCGGGCATTACCTCGCTGCCAAGCTGCGGCTGTTCCGCGATCTCGTTGCACCCGACGGCGCGGCGGTGATCTCGGCCGATCATGATTGCTCACCGGAAGTGATCGACGCGGCGAGGTCACGATCCCTGCGGATTATCGCCGTCGGCCGCAACGCGGATGGCACCGGTGAAGGCATCCGCCTTGTTGGTGCTGCGGTCGAAGGATATGCGCAGAATCTTGCACTGGTACATCGCGGGCGCAGTTACACCGTCAAGCTGCCGCTGGTCGGCGAATTCCAGATCGAGAACGCGCTGGTCGCCGCCGGGCTCGCGATCGGGACCGGCAGCGAGCCGGGTGCTGTGCTGGCTGCGCTCGAACATCTCGAGGGCGCCAAGGGGCGGCTGGAGCGGGTCGGCGAACACAATGGCGCGCCGATCTTTGTCGATTACGCGCACAAGCCGGATGCGCTGGCGAAGGCGCTGCAGGCGCTGCGACCTTACGCGAAGCGCAAGCTCGTCGTCGTCTTCGGGGCCGGCGGCGACCGCGACGCCGGCAAGCGCCCGATCATGGGCGCGATCGCAGCCGAGAATGCCGATCATGTCATCGTCACCGACGACAATCCGCGCAGCGAAGATCCCGAAACGATCCGCGCCGCCATTCTGGCGTCGGCGAAGGGCGCAAGCGACATCGGCGATCGCACCGAGGCGATCAGGGCAGGGATAGCGGCGCTGCAGCCCGGCGATGCGCTGCTGATCGCCGGCAAGGGGCACGAGACCGGCCAGATCGTCGGCGACAAGGTGTTGCCGTTCAGCGATCACGAGGCGGTGGCGGCCGCGCTGGCAACGAGGGTGGCATGA
- the murF gene encoding UDP-N-acetylmuramoyl-tripeptide--D-alanyl-D-alanine ligase, with translation MSTTPLWTIAEVARALGLSGDYPDTPIDFITQDSRLVKPGCLFVALSGTPSGGFISSFASARDGWDFADKAQAAGAVAMIVPHRIDGVSVPQLIVKDTLMDGLWRLARAARARFTGPVIGLTGSAGKTSTKEFLAAYPNAYASPSSFNNFWGVPLTLCNASPKASVWVVEMGMNQAGEIARLSELTKPTVALVVNVQPVHLEKLGSLEAIRREKVSIAQGLLRQGLPKGGVLVLPHDVEAPEWNGKVVRFGEASEVRELEHAAGGESWNVAADVNGRPIEFGLTPGAPHRLQNALAALASIHAAGLDPAALAKELNHVGIMTGRGVEQAAHGVTVIDDSFNGNPASMVAALGSLKARPVKAGRRIAILGDMLELGTDASAYHEKLAGDLPGIDGVYCVGPLMRHLYDLVPAERALGWHEDPVTLDPREIAALLRDGDVVVVKGSKKMFWVNKFVPRLLAALQAKA, from the coding sequence ATGAGCACGACGCCGTTGTGGACGATTGCCGAAGTCGCGCGAGCGCTCGGGCTATCCGGCGACTATCCGGATACGCCGATTGATTTCATCACGCAGGATAGCCGCCTGGTGAAACCGGGCTGCCTGTTCGTGGCGCTGAGCGGCACGCCCAGCGGCGGCTTCATCTCCAGCTTCGCCAGCGCGCGCGACGGCTGGGATTTTGCCGACAAGGCGCAAGCCGCCGGCGCCGTCGCGATGATCGTTCCGCACCGGATCGACGGCGTGAGCGTTCCGCAGTTGATCGTCAAGGACACGCTGATGGATGGCCTGTGGCGGCTTGCGCGCGCTGCGCGGGCGCGGTTTACCGGCCCGGTGATCGGCCTGACCGGCAGCGCCGGCAAGACCAGCACCAAGGAATTTCTCGCCGCGTATCCGAACGCCTATGCCAGCCCGAGCAGTTTCAACAATTTCTGGGGTGTGCCGCTGACGCTGTGCAATGCCAGCCCAAAGGCGAGCGTGTGGGTCGTCGAAATGGGCATGAACCAGGCCGGCGAGATTGCACGGCTCAGTGAATTGACGAAGCCGACGGTCGCGCTGGTCGTGAACGTGCAACCGGTCCATCTGGAAAAGCTCGGCAGCCTGGAGGCGATCCGGCGCGAGAAGGTGAGCATCGCGCAAGGCTTACTAAGACAAGGTCTGCCAAAGGGCGGCGTGCTGGTGCTGCCTCATGATGTCGAGGCGCCGGAATGGAACGGCAAGGTCGTTCGCTTCGGCGAAGCGTCAGAGGTGCGGGAACTGGAGCATGCGGCCGGGGGCGAAAGCTGGAACGTCGCCGCTGATGTGAACGGCAGGCCAATCGAATTCGGCCTGACGCCCGGCGCGCCGCATCGGCTGCAGAATGCATTGGCGGCGCTCGCGTCCATCCATGCCGCCGGCCTCGATCCCGCGGCGCTGGCAAAAGAGCTCAACCATGTCGGCATCATGACCGGCCGCGGTGTGGAGCAGGCGGCCCACGGCGTCACAGTGATCGACGACAGCTTTAACGGCAACCCGGCCAGCATGGTGGCCGCGCTTGGCAGCCTGAAGGCGCGGCCGGTGAAGGCCGGCCGGCGCATCGCCATTCTCGGCGACATGCTGGAATTGGGCACTGACGCGTCCGCCTATCACGAGAAGCTCGCTGGCGACCTGCCGGGCATCGACGGCGTCTACTGCGTCGGCCCGCTGATGCGCCATCTGTACGATCTCGTGCCGGCGGAGCGGGCGCTTGGCTGGCACGAAGACCCCGTCACGCTCGATCCCCGGGAAATCGCCGCATTGCTGCGGGACGGGGACGTGGTGGTCGTCAAGGGCAGCAAAAAGATGTTCTGGGTGAACAAGTTTGTGCCGAGGCTGCTGGCCGCCCTGCAGGCAAAGGCGTAA